The Zalophus californianus isolate mZalCal1 chromosome 8, mZalCal1.pri.v2, whole genome shotgun sequence genome has a segment encoding these proteins:
- the GDF5 gene encoding growth/differentiation factor 5: MRLPKLLTFLLWHLAWLDLEFICTVLGAPDLGQRPQGARPGLAKAEAKERPPLARSIFRPGGHSYGGGAASARAKGGTGQTGGLTQPKKDEPKKLPPRLGGPEPKPGHPSQTRQAATRTVTPKGQLPGGKAPPKAGSVPSPFLLKKARETGPPQEPKEPFRPPPITPHEYMLSLYRTLSDADRKGGNSSVKLEAGLANTITSFIDKGQDDRGPVVRKQRYVFDISALEKDGLLGAELRILRKKPSDAAKPVAPGIGRAAQLKLSSCPSGRQPAALLDVRSVPGLDGSGWEVFDIWKLFRNFKNSAQLCLELEAWERGRAVDLRGLGFDRAARQVHEKALFLVFGRTKKRDLFFNEIKARSGQDDKTVYEYLFSQRRKRRAPLATRQGKRPSKNPKARCSRKALHVNFKDMGWDDWIIAPLEYEAFHCEGLCEFPLRSHLEPTNHAVIQTLMNSMDPESTPPTCCVPTRLSPISILFIDSANNVVYKQYEDMVVESCGCR; encoded by the exons ATGAGACTCCCCAAACTCCTCACTTTCTTGCTTTGGCACCTGGCTTGGCTGGACCTGGAATTCATCTGCACTGTGTTGGGTGCCCCTGACTTGGGCCAGAGACCCCAGGGGGCCAGGCCAGGCTTGGCCAAAGCAGAAGCCAAGGAGAGGCCCCCTCTGGCCCGGAGCATCTTTAGGCCGGGGGGTCACAGCTATGGTGGGGGGGCCGCCAGTGCCAGGGCAAAGGGGGGCACCGGGCAGACAGGAGGCCTGACACAGCCCAAGAAGGATGAACCCAAAAAGCTGCCCCCCAGATTGGGTGGCCCTGAACCCAAGCCAGGACACCCTTCCCAGACAAGGCAGGCGGCAACGCGGACGGTGACCCCAAAAGGACAGCTTCCTGGGGGTAAGGCACCTCCAAAGGCAGGATCTgtccccagccccttcctgctgAAGAAGGCCAGGGAGACTGGGCCCCCTCAAGAGCCCAAGGAGCCGTTCCGCCCGCCCCCCATCACGCCCCACGAGTACATGCTCTCGCTGTACAGGACGCTGTCCGATGCTGACAGAAAGGGAGGCAACAGCAGCGTGAAGTTGGAGGCTGGCCTGGCCAACACCATCACCAGCTTTATTGACAAAGGGcaag ATGACCGAGGTCCTGTGGTCAGAAAGCAGAGGTACGTGTTTGACATTAGTGCCCTGGAGAAGGATGGGCTGCTAGGGGCCGAGCTGCGGATCTTGCGGAAGAAGCCCTCGGACGCGGCCAAGCCAGTGGCCCCCGGCATCGGGCGGGCTGCCCAGCTGAAGCTGTCCAGCTGCCCCAGCGGCCGGCAGCCGGCAGCCTTGCTGGATGTGCGCTCCGTGCCAGGCCTGGACGGATCTGGCTGGGAGGTGTTCGACATCTGGAAGCTCTTCCGAAACTTTAAGAACTCGGCCCAGCTGTGCCTGGAGCTGGAGGCCTGGGAACGGGGCCGGGCCGTGGACCTCCGTGGCCTGGGCTTTGACCGGGCAGCCAGGCAGGTCCATGAGAAGGCCCTGTTCCTGGTATTTGGCCGCACCAAGAAACGGGACCTGTTCTTTAATGAGATTAAGGCCCGCTCGGGTCAAGATGATAAGACGGTGTATGAGTACCTGTTCAGCCAGCGGCGAAAAAGGCGAGCCCCATTGGCCACGCGCCAGGGCAAACGGCCCAGCAAGAACCCCAAGGCCCGCTGCAGTCGGAAGGCGCTGCATGTCAACTTCAAGGACATGGGCTGGGATGACTGGATCATCGCACCCCTTGAGTACGAGGCCTTCCACTGTGAGGGGCTATGTGAGTTCCCCTTGCGCTCCCACCTGGAGCCCACGAACCATGCAGTCATCCAGACCCTGATGAACTCCATGGACCCTGAGTCCACACCGCCAACCTGCTGTGTGCCCACACGACTGAGTCCCATCAGCATCCTCTTCATTGACTCCGCCAACAACGTGGTCTATAAGCAGTATGAGGACATGGTCGTGGAGTCTTGCGGCTGCAGGTAG